The following DNA comes from Mucilaginibacter jinjuensis.
TACGATCATCATTTCCGCGGGCTTGATGCCGTAACCGGCGCAGTAAAACTGGATATTACCGAGCCTGATGATTTAAACACTACAGCAAGCATTGTAAACGGCATTGCTTATATCAGCAGCTCTACAGGCAGTGTTTATGCTATCAATTTAAGCAAAGCAACTTCTACAAGAATATTCAAGACAGGGGGCGCAGTAGCCGGATCGAGCCCTACCGTTGCTAACAATGTATTATATATTGGCAGTGATGATAACAACATGTATGCCCTAAGTTCAGGCAGCGGACAGTTAAAATGGAAGTTGGGCACCGATGGCATCTCGGCAGGCTTTACACATCCATTTGTAACAGGCGGCGTAGTTTATTTTGGTACAGCCCAAAGCATGGATACCACAAGCACAGCCTTAGGCAGCATGTACGCTGTTGATGCTAATACGGGTTCAGTTATCTGGAAGGCTCTTGAACATAAAGGTTTTTACAGCAGCCCTATTGTATCCGGCAATTCGGTTTATGCCACTTGCTTTGATAGCTACATGTACGCCCTAAATGCCAAAAATGGCAGCGTGCTTTGGAAATCGCTTATTTACCCCAACAGTAATACCACTTCTACCCTTGCCGAAGGTTATGTATTTGTAGGGGGCGGCACCGGCAACCTGTATGCTTTAAACGCAAATACCGGTGCCACCAAATGGACCTTCCCGATGCCGGGGAACACTTTTACATCGGCACCTTGCATCATTGGCAGTACGGGTTTGGTTTATGGCAGGCAAACTAATTAATCTGATTGTAGCTTAGATAGCCTACACCTGGCTGGCTATTGCGCCTGTTTAAAAGCGTACGTGCCACCGTCCGTTTTCGTACACCGAAAAATGGGCAAACTGCCACAGTAGTGCAGAAACATCGTTTTTTTGAATGGCACTGGCATTGATATCAGTATATTGATTCAATTTTCCAGACCTATGTTCAGAAACCTATTTAAAACCGCCTGGCGTAATATTTTCAATAATAAATTTTACACCTTCATCAATATAGCGGGGCTTACTATTGGCCTTGTAATTGGCCTGTTCATTTTACTTTGGGTACAGGACGAATTAAGTTTCGACCGCTTCAATAAGCAGGCCGATAACATTTATAAAATAGGTATAGTTGGCGGTACCGGCCCTACAAGGCAAATCTTCAACAACATTATTGCCCCGGTAGTACCATTTGCCAAAAATGAGATACCTGATGTTAAAGATGGTTTCCGCATTAACAATGCAGGCGAAACCCCAATAAAATATAAAGATCAGGTATTCCTGGAAAAACAGCTTGCTTTTACCGATCCTGCATTTTTTTCGATGCTCGATTTTCATCTTATCGATGGCAACGCTAAGAAACCTTTCCCCGATAATAATTCGGTAGTGATTACCCAATCCACAGCCAAAAAGTATTTCGGCAATGCAGAGCCGGTTGGCAAAGTAATTACGATTGATAAATTCAGTTTTACTGTAACGGGTATTATTAAAGATGGGCCCACCAATTCGAGCTTTAATTATAAGTTATTAGCACCGATTGGCTTTTATAACCATATTGTTTATGTAGCACATACCACAGCCTATAATGATGTACGCGTACCTTCTATGGATGCCGACTGGGGTCAATTTAATTTCGAAACTTACTTGCTTTTAAAACCCGGTGCCGATATACACCTGTTGGAGAAAAATTTACAGCGCATCCACGAACGCCAGAAACCTGACGACGCACCTGTACCCTACCTTGCCCAGCCCCTGTTACAAATGCACCTGTACAAAGCCGATGGTACGGATAATGGTATTAGCACAGTCAGGATATTTGCATTGGTGGCCCTGCTAATCCTTATTGTAGCCAGTATAAATTACGTTAACCTATCAACAGCACGGTCTATACTGCGCGCTAAAGAAGTAAGCATGCGTAAAATTATTGGCGCAAGCAAAATGCAGTTGTTTATGCAGTTTATTGTGGAAACAACGTTGCTGTTTATGATGGCATCTATACTGGCTATCACTATTATGTATCTGTTGCTGCCCGCATTTAATGATTTTTCGGGCAAACAGCTAACACTCAACATCAGCAATTATCATATCTGGGAATGCATAGGTACCGCGCTTATTGCAACATTGGCGGCTTCAAGTATATATCCGGCCCTGTTACTTTCATCATTCGAACCATTAAAGGCATTGAAAGGCAAGATTACAGCAAGCATAAGCAATGTTGGTTTTAGGCGGGTACTGGTTATAGTGCAATTCACCGTATCCATTGTGCTCATTATCGGTACGCTGATTATTGGCAATCAGCTCAAATATATTCGTAACAAAAATTTGGGCTATGATAAAGAAAACACGCTCTCATTTAATATCCGTGAAGATATGGTTAAACATTACGATGCCATACGTGCCGACCTGCTTAAACAACCTGGTGTACTTGCGGTAGCACGGTCGGGAAATAATATTGTGCATTATGATAGCTGGACCGGAGATAATGATTGGGAGGGCAAACCGGTTAATTCAAACCTGTTATTTCACCCGGTGGTAACCGACCAAAATTTTATACCATTTTTTAAAATGAAAATCGCTTCCGGCCGCAACTTTAGCGGTTTGGCGGCAGATTCAATGAACTATATTATAAACGAGGCCGCCGCAAAAGCAATGGGATTGAAGGATCCTGTTGGTAAACAGATGCGCGTTTGGAAAAATAAAGGCACCATAATTGGCGTAGTAAAAGACTTCCATTTTAACAGCCTGCGCCAAAAAATTGAACCGCTTGTAATGTTATATGATCCCAAACAAGCCTGGCGGGTTTATATTAAAACCACCGGTAAAGATGCTTCTAATGCCATCATAGCAGCCCAAAAAATCTGGAAAAAATATAATACCCAGCAAGTCCCTATAAGCTATGCTTTTTTAGATGATGATTATAATAAGCTGTATAATACCGAGCAGCATACGGCTTCTTTGTTCAACTTGTTCTCGGCTATCACCATCACCTTGTCGTGCCTTGGCTTGTTCGGTTTGGCTACTTATACGGCACAGGTAAAAACACGGGAAATTGGCATCCGCAAGGTATTTGGCGCCAGTATCGTGCGTATTGTGGCCTTATTGGCTACCGAGTTTATGCTGCTGGTAGTAATTGCCCTGTTTATTGCTGTGCCGGTATCGTGGTATGCCATGAACAAATGGTTGTTGGATTTTGCCTATCGTACCAACATACAATGGTGGCTGTTTGCGGTTGCAGGGGTTGGCGCTATTGCCATTGCGTTTATTACCATCAGCGTTCAATCTATCAAGGCGGCGCTGGCAAATCCAACCAAAAGTTTAAGGAACGAGTAAACATCAATACAATGTACGAAAGCGTACGTAGAATCGTCCGTTTTCGTACACCTGTAAATATGGATATGCTTTAAACAATACAGAAACAGCGATTTTGCGACTGGCACTACGCTTGTCAATTAATTAGTATCAGGGTACAAAACCATTAAAACCAACAACTATGCTGTCAAATTTCTTTAAAACCGCCTGGCGAAACATCACCCGCCAAAAATCATATACGCTTATTAACATTATTGGCCTTGGTTCGGGCATAGCAGTTTGTTTGCTCATTTTTGTGCTCATACAATTCCATAGCAGTTTCGATAGTTTCCATACAAAAAAAGACCGCATCTATCGCCTGTTAACCGAATATCATCACGCAGATACCAAGGATGTATTTTACGGGTCGGGCATCTCGGCTCCTATACCGCAGGGGTTGCGTATAGATATGCCATCGGTACAAGAAATCGCCCCGGTTTTTAACAATTTTGACGACCAGATCCAGGTGCTTAACGCAGCCGGGCAAACAGATAAAAAGTTTAAAGAAACCAGCGGCATCTTTGCCACAACACCAGCATTTTTCAAAATATTCGATTTCCCGTTGGTAGCGGGCACCACGGCATCTCTGAAATATCCCAACACAGCCATCATCAGCCAGGAAACAGCCGAAAAATACTTTGGCAACTGGCAAAACGCGATGGGCAAAACCATGAAGTGGAATAATACCGATCTTGTAAAAATAACAGGTATACTGGCCCCTATCCCCAAAAATTCAGATTTTCAGCTTAAAGTAGTAATGTCGGTTGGTACGGGTTATACAGCTAAGTATATGCAATCTAAAGACTGGAACAGCACCAGTACTAATTTTGGCTGCTATGTTTTGTTGCCGCCTAATGTAACTGGGGCTTACCTTACATCGCGCTTGCGTGCCCTGGTTAAAAAGAACCATACAGATGGCATAACCGATAGTGAAGTTGCACAACCGTTAAAAGATGTTCATTTCGATACGCAATCGGGCAATTACTCGGGCAAATCAATCAGCCCGCAAATGATCCGGATGCTTTGGCTTATTGCATCCTTTATCCTCATTATAGCCTGTGTAAACTTCATTAACCTGGCAACAGCACAGGCCGTAAACCGTGCTAAAGAAGTAGGTATCCGTAAGGTGCTGGGTGGTAACCGTGGCCAATTGCAAATCCAGTTTTTGACGGAGACTTTGGTTATTGTGCTGGCATCTGTAATTGTATCACTGGGCATTAGCGCCATTGCTATTCCGTTTATTGGCCGGGTATTGGAGTTACCTTTAACAGCAGGTTTATTACTCCAGTTTAAAGTAGCGGCATTTTTAATCGCTGCTACCATTTGTGTAACGCTGATTGCAGGCTTTTATCCATCTATCGTTTTATCAGGCTTTAACCCTATCAATGCGCTTAAAAGCAAGCTGGCCGTTAAAACGGCAAAAGGTATTTCGTTGCGACGCGGGCTGGTAGTATTTCAGTTTATTATTGCACAGGGGCTTATTATTTGTACCCTTATCATAGTTAAACAGATGCATTATTTTAGCAGCACCAGCATGGGCTTTGCTAAAGATGCCATTGTAAACGTGCCTTTCCCGCAGGATAGTGCCTCGGTAAGTAAACTAACCTATCTGCGGCAAAAAGTAGGCGGCTTAAAAGGCGTCGAGAAAATGAGTATCAGCTCAGATCTCCCGGCCAGCGAGAACACCAATTGGGGCATGTTTAATTTCGATCATGCTTTAAAACAAACCGATTTCTATTCGATATTCAAACTGGTTGATAACCAATACCTCGACACTTACCAGATCAAACTGGTGGCAGGCAGAGATTTAATGGCTTCAGACACCCTGAAAGAATTTTTGATTAACGAAGCATTAGTGCAAAAATTAGGGCTTCATCATCCCGAAGATGCCTTAAACAAGGAAATTAAACTGGGCGAACATGCTAAAGGCATCGTTGTAGGCGTGATTAAAAACTTCCACAACCGTTCGTTTAAAAATGAAACTGCGCCAATGCTGATGACCACCATGAAACCAAAATGGGGTTATCATCTGACTAATATTAAACTTTCGGCAAACAGCATTGCCACTACCCTGCCTGCATTAGAAAAAATATGGGGCGAGGTATATCCTGATTACACTTTCGAGTACCATTTTGTAGATGAGCAAATGGCCCAGTTTTACAAACAGGAAAACCAGCTGGCCAGTATTTATACCTGGTTTGCAGCAGTTGCCATCTTATTAAGCTGTCTCGGCTTGTACGGACTGGCTTCTTTTATGGCTGTACAGCGGATCAAAGAAGTGGGTATCCGCAAGGTGTTGGGCGCTTCGGTATCGGGCATTGTGTTCCTGTTCTCTAAAGAGTTTGTGATGCTGATTGTGATTGGCTTTGTAATAGCATCACCTATTACATGGTACCTGATGCAAAAATGGCTGCAGGATTATACTTACCGCATCAACATCCGCTGGGACATATTTGTGTTATCGGGCGGTATGGCCGTGTTTATTGCGCTGGCTACGGTGAGTTTCCAGCTGATTAAAGCTGCACTGGCTAACCCGGTTAAGAGCCTGAGGAGCGAGTAAATTTAATTGTGAGTAGTGAATTAGTGAGTGTGAGTAGTTGATAATATCTATGAAATTTAAAATACAATATATACTGCCTTTATGCCTGATCTCATTATCGGCTTTTTCGCAAATGTCAACTAAAGTTGATCTTTTGAAACAGAGCAGGGAGAAAAAGATCAATATTTTTAACCGCCACGGTGGCGTGCTTAAAAGTATCGACACAGTTATGTATTTAGATGAACAGGCCGATGTGGGCATCGCCTGGCTCAATAGTTACACGTTTACAAATGGTACCATCGAGTTTGATATGAAAGGCAAGGATGTACTACAGCAAAGTTTTGTGGGCATTGCCTTCCATGCTACTGACGAGCATACTTACGATGCCATCTACTTCCGTCCTTTTAATTTTAAGGCTGATGATGCGGTGCGAAAATCACACGCGGTGCAATACATCAGCATACCTAACTACGATTGGCCGGTGCTGCGCGAAAAGTTTCCGAATAAATACGAACAACCGCTTGAGTCCGCTCCTGAGCCTAATAACTGGTTCCATGTAAAAATTATAGTACAGGGTGTAACAATCAGCGTTTATGTAAATCATAATACTAAAGCCGCACTTACAGTGCAGCAACTCGCCAGGTTAAACGGCACCCGGATTGGTTTCTGGGCGGGCAATGGCTCTGAAGGCGAATGGAAGAATCTAACTATTACTCAATAGGGATTGAGGTTTTAGCTTAGTTAATTAATGTGAATGTGAGGGACAGATGGGTGAGAGCATCTGTCCTTTTTTTGTTTTTTGAATTTCATCGAAGGGCACTCATTAGGATGGTGCTTTGATTAAAGTCAGTCCCGCTCAATCGCCGCGGGTAGGCTGTCACTTTTGGCTTGATCCAAAAGTAACCAATACTTAGCGCAGCGGTTTCATGAATACCTATTAAAAACAATTAACTGGTGAATAACATCAAGACAGAAAAAAGCTCCACCACACAAGCTAACCCTCGGCCCCGCTTTTCTGTCCGGGCCATCGCTCGTAAGATTCAAAGCCTTTCTGGCCCAACCCACCACTGCCTTAGCCTAACCTTCCTCAAGGCAGCATTGGTAATGTTGCGGCAACCACTGTCCCTGCCTAACCACTGCACTTAATAGCAACAGGACCCGGCTGCGACTTTTCTTTTTGGTACTTTTTCTTTTGAGAGAAAAGAAAAAGTACATCCACCGGCGATGATTTATCCACTCTACCATTCCTAATGAAAAACGGATTTCTGCTATATGAAAGCTACGTCAGATCGGTCTGAGATTGCTTCGTACCTCGCAATGACGGTATTGCCGGACGAGACGATTACTCCTGATGCAAACTCAACCTATTACCATCCGGATCTTCCACTGCGGCAAACCTGCCCCATGGCAATTTTTCGATAGGTTCTACCTCAATACCACCAACGTTAAGCTCTTTAATTTTTTGTTCGATATCATCTACTGTGATCACCAAACCTCTGATGCTGCCCGGAATCATAGATTCGAACCAGGTAACAAGCGCAATACTACCTTCGGTACCGGGCAGGGCTAATTGTACCCAGCGTTGGTCGCCGCCCATAGGGGCATCAACAAGTACCTGGAAGCCAAGCTTTATATAAAATTCTTTGGCGCGCGACTGATCGGTAACCGGGATAGAGATGATTGAGATTTTCATAATTGGTTATATCGACCTAAATTAATGAAATCATTTTAAATCCTCGTCCATTTTAGAGTGCCTGTCCATATCGGGTAAATTAAAGCTCACAATAAGCGAAACCACCGAACATGCTGTGATATACCAGAAGAAATAATTGGCATGCCCTGCCTGCTTAAAGCCCAGCGCAACATACTCGGCCGTGCCACCAAATATGGCTACAGCCAGCGCGTACGGGAAGCTTACACCCAACGAGCGCACATTGGCCGGAAACAACTCCGCCTTAATAATAGCCGAAATTGAGGTACATAAACTTAATATCACCAAAGCAAGGGTGATGAGCAATACAGCCGTCCATAAATCGTGCGTTTTACCAAGGCCGATCATAATTGGATAGGTAGTCAGCATGCTTACTACGCCGTAGATGATCATAATTTTTTTGCGGCCTACCCTATCGCTTATTACACCTGCAATGGGGTGCGCTATCATAAAAATGAACAGGGCAATCATGGTAATTGTGGTCGAATCGTTCTTCGAGAATTTAGCCGTATTAACCAGGAACTTTTGAATGTAAGTGGTAAACGTATAAAATGCTACCGTGGTACCAATAGTAAAACCGATGATAAGCAGCACCTCCTTCTTATATTTCATTAATTCTTTAAACGAACCCTTGCGCGATGTTGCTACCTTTTCATTTTTAAATGAATCTGTCTCGGCCAAACTGCGGCGCAAATAAATAGCTGAAACTGATAGTATAGCACCCAGTCCAAATGGAATTCGCCAGCCCCAATCGCCCAATTGTTCTTTGGTTAACAAAAAACGCTGCAATACCAGCAAAATACTTAAAGCTATAAGCTGACCTAAACAAGAAGTTACATATTGAAAACTCGAATAAAACCCACGGTGTTTTTTAGGGGCAATTTCGCTGAGGTAAGTGGCGGCAGTACCATACTCTCCCCCAATACTTAAGCCTTGCAGCATACGTGCTAAAACCAATATAATAGGTGCAGCAATACCGATGTTTTTATAACCCGGCACCAGCATAATCATTAATGAACCGGCGCTCATTAACAGCACAGAGAGAGTTAGTGCAGCTTTACGCCCTCTCCTGTCGGCATAAGTACCCATTATCCAGCCGCCTATGGGGCGCATTAAAAAGCCAATGGCAAATATGCCTGCGGTATTAAGCAACTGGGCAGTCTCGCTATCCTTGGGGAAAAATGCAGCGCCGAAATACAGTGCAAATACAGAGTAGGCATACCAATCGTACCACTCCACCAAATTACCTATCGAACCGCCTACCACGCCTTTTACACGCGACCTGATTAATTGTGACTTGCTGAGGGTTAATTGCTCCATGCCTTAAAAATATCATTTTCCGGCTGATTTACAGCAACATTAAGTAGTAGCGCATGTTATAATTATATGAGTTCGGCATTTGTAAGGGAAAGTGATCAACAGTGGCTGCACGAGGTGCCGCCAACTATTAATGCGCTGCAGGTTTATTTACAGCGCGAAAACGGCGGGGTCCGTATCTATGAAAAGAAAACATGGTTCAGCGAAAAGCAGGGCCGCGATGTACACGAAATGAGCGACGGCCTTATTTATGCCAAAAATGACGATAGCAAATGGTATATCGTTTGGGAAGATTGAGCTGTCGAATACCTCAAATACAAGAAGCCCCGATACCAATCGGGGCTTCTCTCGTAAAAAATATACAGGAACGGATAAGGTTCAGGCTTTAGGCCTCTCCTGCAGGGGTATTACTGATTAATGATCTGTGAAGCTAAGTTAGTACGATCACCCTGTACTGTATATGATAGCTTACAGGGTATCTGGCAGGGTAATTTCACCCTTTCACTCAAAATCGTAAACAGGTTGTAATATATGCGGTTAAAAAAAGCGCTGATAAGCTAATTTTCTGTAAGCTGTAAAGCTGTTTTCACCCTTTGGGCTGTGGGCACTTATTTATTGCTTTGTACAGGCAATGTGTTATATAATATCTATATTTCCGTAGCCAATTAAAAACCCACAATTATGAAAACACTTAAACTGATCCCACTTCTTGCTTTAGCAGTACTTATGATTAGTGCCTGCAATGAGGCACCCAACAAAGACCATGATGCCATACCCGAAGCCACTGCTGCCACCCCGGTGCTAACGGGTAAAGTAGATACGACCACAGCAAAGCGATGGGTTGCTAGATTTAAGTCACGCAGCCATAAATTTAAAGAAAACATGGGCGATACCCGCTGTGTTTGGTTTAGTAAAGATCAATTAAAAGCATTACTAAGCAAGGTAGATTCTATACAAGATGGTGACGGTATCCGTTTCTACCTGGCCACTTACGATTCGATACCTGCACACGGCTTTAACAATTTTAAACCAGAGTATGCTAACTATAGTACCCTCGTAATGGTTACTACCCGCAAAGGAACCGGTTTGCTAAGCGGCAAACACATGGATTACTATAAAGAACAAACAAAACTACTTAACGGTAAATCTGTGATCGATGCTAAACATAGCGGCATAATTATATCGGCAACCCCAGAAAATGAGGGCGAACTATGCCCGCCACCTGCAAAATGTAACACACAAGGCGCCATGTTATTGGAACAATAAAAACAAAAATGTCTCCCTACATAACCGTAAACACTACTGCCGAGTTTATTTGCTTTGTAGTATCGCTACTTTGCTTATATAAAGATAAGGACCCCGTTTGGCGGCTCCTTATCTTATTTTTATTGGTAACAAGTATGGTTGAAGTGGGCGGCATTTACATGCGTAGGGTATTACAGCAAC
Coding sequences within:
- a CDS encoding PQQ-binding-like beta-propeller repeat protein, with the translated sequence MKNITHNSVKRCIGILCLIATTVIQSCKTERLDGGNFVEPTDKSVVAFSLKKPDNTTFRSSDISTTIGADTIKVYVPGQTDLTKLIPDISIRAHAITPANETVQNFTKPVKYVVKAEDGSTKTYTVVVKLSPLKNIVFAGSNNKVFYAIDAIDGQKIWSYSDQKNFCYSSPIYYNNTVYAAADNTLYAFDAASGKVNWTFDTGNKIKAAPAYDNGVVYFGSYDHHFRGLDAVTGAVKLDITEPDDLNTTASIVNGIAYISSSTGSVYAINLSKATSTRIFKTGGAVAGSSPTVANNVLYIGSDDNNMYALSSGSGQLKWKLGTDGISAGFTHPFVTGGVVYFGTAQSMDTTSTALGSMYAVDANTGSVIWKALEHKGFYSSPIVSGNSVYATCFDSYMYALNAKNGSVLWKSLIYPNSNTTSTLAEGYVFVGGGTGNLYALNANTGATKWTFPMPGNTFTSAPCIIGSTGLVYGRQTN
- a CDS encoding ABC transporter permease, which gives rise to MFRNLFKTAWRNIFNNKFYTFINIAGLTIGLVIGLFILLWVQDELSFDRFNKQADNIYKIGIVGGTGPTRQIFNNIIAPVVPFAKNEIPDVKDGFRINNAGETPIKYKDQVFLEKQLAFTDPAFFSMLDFHLIDGNAKKPFPDNNSVVITQSTAKKYFGNAEPVGKVITIDKFSFTVTGIIKDGPTNSSFNYKLLAPIGFYNHIVYVAHTTAYNDVRVPSMDADWGQFNFETYLLLKPGADIHLLEKNLQRIHERQKPDDAPVPYLAQPLLQMHLYKADGTDNGISTVRIFALVALLILIVASINYVNLSTARSILRAKEVSMRKIIGASKMQLFMQFIVETTLLFMMASILAITIMYLLLPAFNDFSGKQLTLNISNYHIWECIGTALIATLAASSIYPALLLSSFEPLKALKGKITASISNVGFRRVLVIVQFTVSIVLIIGTLIIGNQLKYIRNKNLGYDKENTLSFNIREDMVKHYDAIRADLLKQPGVLAVARSGNNIVHYDSWTGDNDWEGKPVNSNLLFHPVVTDQNFIPFFKMKIASGRNFSGLAADSMNYIINEAAAKAMGLKDPVGKQMRVWKNKGTIIGVVKDFHFNSLRQKIEPLVMLYDPKQAWRVYIKTTGKDASNAIIAAQKIWKKYNTQQVPISYAFLDDDYNKLYNTEQHTASLFNLFSAITITLSCLGLFGLATYTAQVKTREIGIRKVFGASIVRIVALLATEFMLLVVIALFIAVPVSWYAMNKWLLDFAYRTNIQWWLFAVAGVGAIAIAFITISVQSIKAALANPTKSLRNE
- a CDS encoding ABC transporter permease produces the protein MLSNFFKTAWRNITRQKSYTLINIIGLGSGIAVCLLIFVLIQFHSSFDSFHTKKDRIYRLLTEYHHADTKDVFYGSGISAPIPQGLRIDMPSVQEIAPVFNNFDDQIQVLNAAGQTDKKFKETSGIFATTPAFFKIFDFPLVAGTTASLKYPNTAIISQETAEKYFGNWQNAMGKTMKWNNTDLVKITGILAPIPKNSDFQLKVVMSVGTGYTAKYMQSKDWNSTSTNFGCYVLLPPNVTGAYLTSRLRALVKKNHTDGITDSEVAQPLKDVHFDTQSGNYSGKSISPQMIRMLWLIASFILIIACVNFINLATAQAVNRAKEVGIRKVLGGNRGQLQIQFLTETLVIVLASVIVSLGISAIAIPFIGRVLELPLTAGLLLQFKVAAFLIAATICVTLIAGFYPSIVLSGFNPINALKSKLAVKTAKGISLRRGLVVFQFIIAQGLIICTLIIVKQMHYFSSTSMGFAKDAIVNVPFPQDSASVSKLTYLRQKVGGLKGVEKMSISSDLPASENTNWGMFNFDHALKQTDFYSIFKLVDNQYLDTYQIKLVAGRDLMASDTLKEFLINEALVQKLGLHHPEDALNKEIKLGEHAKGIVVGVIKNFHNRSFKNETAPMLMTTMKPKWGYHLTNIKLSANSIATTLPALEKIWGEVYPDYTFEYHFVDEQMAQFYKQENQLASIYTWFAAVAILLSCLGLYGLASFMAVQRIKEVGIRKVLGASVSGIVFLFSKEFVMLIVIGFVIASPITWYLMQKWLQDYTYRINIRWDIFVLSGGMAVFIALATVSFQLIKAALANPVKSLRSE
- a CDS encoding VOC family protein, giving the protein MKISIISIPVTDQSRAKEFYIKLGFQVLVDAPMGGDQRWVQLALPGTEGSIALVTWFESMIPGSIRGLVITVDDIEQKIKELNVGGIEVEPIEKLPWGRFAAVEDPDGNRLSLHQE
- a CDS encoding MFS transporter, encoding MEQLTLSKSQLIRSRVKGVVGGSIGNLVEWYDWYAYSVFALYFGAAFFPKDSETAQLLNTAGIFAIGFLMRPIGGWIMGTYADRRGRKAALTLSVLLMSAGSLMIMLVPGYKNIGIAAPIILVLARMLQGLSIGGEYGTAATYLSEIAPKKHRGFYSSFQYVTSCLGQLIALSILLVLQRFLLTKEQLGDWGWRIPFGLGAILSVSAIYLRRSLAETDSFKNEKVATSRKGSFKELMKYKKEVLLIIGFTIGTTVAFYTFTTYIQKFLVNTAKFSKNDSTTITMIALFIFMIAHPIAGVISDRVGRKKIMIIYGVVSMLTTYPIMIGLGKTHDLWTAVLLITLALVILSLCTSISAIIKAELFPANVRSLGVSFPYALAVAIFGGTAEYVALGFKQAGHANYFFWYITACSVVSLIVSFNLPDMDRHSKMDEDLK